A genomic window from Lycium barbarum isolate Lr01 chromosome 4, ASM1917538v2, whole genome shotgun sequence includes:
- the LOC132636972 gene encoding uncharacterized protein LOC132636972 isoform X2 yields the protein MHEIDVHDLSDDADYAASLQQGSASMNRSESSKRSSSGEQEGAEIVFLKDNVAIHPTQYASERISGRLKLIKQGGSLLMTWIPYKGQSSSARLSEKDKSLYTIRAVPFSDVRSIRRHTPTLGWQYVIVVLSSGLAFPPLYFYNGGVREFLATIKQHAYLVRSADDANVFLVNDFQDPLQRTLSSLELPRAVSVTNSPSSAAAPSGSPSSWTDGETFDRNSALAQQNTRFARETTSQLFREAQGDGFIPNDRRKHDEKKTHDYPRIAESNDGQKLPEEVPVPEDPLEFDKLSLVWGKPRQPPLGTEEWSSFLDSEGRVTDSEVVRKRIFYGGVEQGLRKEVWRFLLGYHSYDSTYAEREYLVSVKKSEYETIKNQWKSISKEQAKRFTKFRERKGLIDKDVVRTDRSISFYDGDDSPNIKCLRDILLTYSFYNFDLGYCQGMSDLLSPILYVMGDESESFWCFVALMERLGPNFNRDQNGMHSQLFALSKLVELLDIPLHNYFKQKDCLNYFFCFRWVLIQFKREFEFEKTMRLWEVLWTHYGSEHLHLYVCVAILKRYRSKIMGEEMDFDTLLKFINELSGHIDLDAILRDAEALCICAGENGESCIPPGTPPSLPIDDASMYYQQDDDDVL from the exons ATGCATGAAATAGACGTTCACGATCTCTCCGATGACGCTGATTACGCTGCCTCTCTTCAGCAA GGTTCGGCGAGCATGAATAGGAGTGAAAGCAGTAAGCGGAGTTCATCAGGTGAACAAGAAGGTGCTGAAATAGTGTTTTTGAAAGATAACGTGGCAATTCATCCGACTCAGTATGCTTCAGAGAGGATCAGTGGTCGACTAAAGCTGATCAAACAAGGAGGTTCTCTGCTTATG ACTTGGATTCCATATAAAGGGCAAAGCTCGAGTGCGAGGTTGTCTGAAAAAG ATAAGAGTCTTTACACTATACGAGCAGTTCCATTCTCGGATGTTAGATCAATTCGCCGACACACTCCCACCCTGGGGTGGCAATATGTTATTGTAGTTTTGTCATCAG GACTAGCATTTCCTCCGCTTTATTTCTACAATGGTGGTGTCCGGGAGTTTCTTGCAACAATTAAGCAGCATGCTTATCTTGTGAG GTCAGCTGATGATGCTAATGTATTTCTTGTCAACGACTTTCAAGATCCACTCCAG AGAACTCTCTCCTCCTTGGAGCTTCCTAGAGCTGTTTCTGTAACTAACAGTCCATCTTCAGCTGCTGCACCTAGTGGATCCCCATCTAGCTGGACGGATGGGGAAACTTTTGATAGAAATTCTGCACTTGCTCAACAAAATACCAG ATTTGCTCGTGAAACAACATCACAACTTTTTCGTGAAGCTCAGGGTGATGGTTTCATCCCTAATGACAGGAGGAAGCATGACGAAAAAAAAACACATGATTATCCTCGCATTGCCGAATCGAATGATGGTCAGAAGCTGCCTGAGGAAGTTCCAGTGCCTGAAGATCCCTTGGAG TTTGACAAATTGTCGTTAGTTTGGGGAAAGCCACGGCAGCCTCCCTTGGGTACAGAAGAG TGGTCTTCTTTCCTGGATTCCGAAGGGAGAGTCACAGACTCGGAAGTAGTAAGAAAGAGGATATTTTACGGAGGAGTCGAACAAGGTCTACGTAAAGAG GTGTGGCGATTTCTATTGGGATACCATTCATATGATTCAACTTATGCAGAGAGGGAGTACCTTGTGTCTGTCAAAAAGTCGGAATACGAAACAATAAAAAACCAGTGGAAG AGCATCTCTAAGGAGCAGGCGAAAAGATTCACCAAATTCCGAGAGAGGAAAGGCCTTATTGACAAAGATGTG GTGAGGACTGATCGGTCAATTTCATTCTATGATGGGGATGACAGCCCAAACATTAAATGTCTGCGTGATATACTGCTGACATACTCGTTCTACAATTTTGATTTGGGTTACTGTCAG GGTATGAGTGATCTCCTTTCACCAATATTGTATGTCATGGGAGATGAATCAGAATCTTTTTGGTGCTTTGTGGCGTTGATGGAACGACTAGGACCAAACTTTAACCGTGACCAAAATGGAATGCACTCTCAGCTTTTTGCACTATCAAAG TTGGTGGAGTTGTTGGACATCCCTCTGCATAATTACTTCAAACAGAAGGATTGCTTGAATTATTTCTTCTGCTTCCGATGGGTTCTTATTCAATTCAAAAG GGAGTTTGAATTTGAAAAGACTATGCGATTGTGGGAGGTATTATGGACGCATTATGGGAGTGAGCACCTTCATCTGTATGTCTGTGTCGCAATTCTGAAAAGATATCGCAGCAAAATAATGGGAGAGGAGATGGATTTCGACACACTACTGAAGTTTATCAATGAGCTGAGCGGTCATATCGACCTTGATGCTATCCTCAGGGATGCAGAGGCTCTGTGTATATGTGCCGGTGAGAACGGTGAATCTTGCATTCCTCCCGGAACTCCACCTTCATTACCAATTGATGATGCTTCAATGTACTATCAACAGGATGACGATGATGTACTATAA
- the LOC132636972 gene encoding uncharacterized protein LOC132636972 isoform X1, translated as MHEIDVHDLSDDADYAASLQQGSASMNRSESSKRSSSGEQEGAEIVFLKDNVAIHPTQYASERISGRLKLIKQGGSLLMTWIPYKGQSSSARLSEKDKSLYTIRAVPFSDVRSIRRHTPTLGWQYVIVVLSSGLAFPPLYFYNGGVREFLATIKQHAYLVRSADDANVFLVNDFQDPLQRTLSSLELPRAVSVTNSPSSAAAPSGSPSSWTDGETFDRNSALAQQNTRQRQKHNDPARDLSIQVLEKFSLVTRFARETTSQLFREAQGDGFIPNDRRKHDEKKTHDYPRIAESNDGQKLPEEVPVPEDPLEFDKLSLVWGKPRQPPLGTEEWSSFLDSEGRVTDSEVVRKRIFYGGVEQGLRKEVWRFLLGYHSYDSTYAEREYLVSVKKSEYETIKNQWKSISKEQAKRFTKFRERKGLIDKDVVRTDRSISFYDGDDSPNIKCLRDILLTYSFYNFDLGYCQGMSDLLSPILYVMGDESESFWCFVALMERLGPNFNRDQNGMHSQLFALSKLVELLDIPLHNYFKQKDCLNYFFCFRWVLIQFKREFEFEKTMRLWEVLWTHYGSEHLHLYVCVAILKRYRSKIMGEEMDFDTLLKFINELSGHIDLDAILRDAEALCICAGENGESCIPPGTPPSLPIDDASMYYQQDDDDVL; from the exons ATGCATGAAATAGACGTTCACGATCTCTCCGATGACGCTGATTACGCTGCCTCTCTTCAGCAA GGTTCGGCGAGCATGAATAGGAGTGAAAGCAGTAAGCGGAGTTCATCAGGTGAACAAGAAGGTGCTGAAATAGTGTTTTTGAAAGATAACGTGGCAATTCATCCGACTCAGTATGCTTCAGAGAGGATCAGTGGTCGACTAAAGCTGATCAAACAAGGAGGTTCTCTGCTTATG ACTTGGATTCCATATAAAGGGCAAAGCTCGAGTGCGAGGTTGTCTGAAAAAG ATAAGAGTCTTTACACTATACGAGCAGTTCCATTCTCGGATGTTAGATCAATTCGCCGACACACTCCCACCCTGGGGTGGCAATATGTTATTGTAGTTTTGTCATCAG GACTAGCATTTCCTCCGCTTTATTTCTACAATGGTGGTGTCCGGGAGTTTCTTGCAACAATTAAGCAGCATGCTTATCTTGTGAG GTCAGCTGATGATGCTAATGTATTTCTTGTCAACGACTTTCAAGATCCACTCCAG AGAACTCTCTCCTCCTTGGAGCTTCCTAGAGCTGTTTCTGTAACTAACAGTCCATCTTCAGCTGCTGCACCTAGTGGATCCCCATCTAGCTGGACGGATGGGGAAACTTTTGATAGAAATTCTGCACTTGCTCAACAAAATACCAGGCAAAGACAAAAACATAATGATCCTGCTCGTGATTTGTCAATTCAAGTACTAGAGAAATTTTCTCTTGTGACCAGATTTGCTCGTGAAACAACATCACAACTTTTTCGTGAAGCTCAGGGTGATGGTTTCATCCCTAATGACAGGAGGAAGCATGACGAAAAAAAAACACATGATTATCCTCGCATTGCCGAATCGAATGATGGTCAGAAGCTGCCTGAGGAAGTTCCAGTGCCTGAAGATCCCTTGGAG TTTGACAAATTGTCGTTAGTTTGGGGAAAGCCACGGCAGCCTCCCTTGGGTACAGAAGAG TGGTCTTCTTTCCTGGATTCCGAAGGGAGAGTCACAGACTCGGAAGTAGTAAGAAAGAGGATATTTTACGGAGGAGTCGAACAAGGTCTACGTAAAGAG GTGTGGCGATTTCTATTGGGATACCATTCATATGATTCAACTTATGCAGAGAGGGAGTACCTTGTGTCTGTCAAAAAGTCGGAATACGAAACAATAAAAAACCAGTGGAAG AGCATCTCTAAGGAGCAGGCGAAAAGATTCACCAAATTCCGAGAGAGGAAAGGCCTTATTGACAAAGATGTG GTGAGGACTGATCGGTCAATTTCATTCTATGATGGGGATGACAGCCCAAACATTAAATGTCTGCGTGATATACTGCTGACATACTCGTTCTACAATTTTGATTTGGGTTACTGTCAG GGTATGAGTGATCTCCTTTCACCAATATTGTATGTCATGGGAGATGAATCAGAATCTTTTTGGTGCTTTGTGGCGTTGATGGAACGACTAGGACCAAACTTTAACCGTGACCAAAATGGAATGCACTCTCAGCTTTTTGCACTATCAAAG TTGGTGGAGTTGTTGGACATCCCTCTGCATAATTACTTCAAACAGAAGGATTGCTTGAATTATTTCTTCTGCTTCCGATGGGTTCTTATTCAATTCAAAAG GGAGTTTGAATTTGAAAAGACTATGCGATTGTGGGAGGTATTATGGACGCATTATGGGAGTGAGCACCTTCATCTGTATGTCTGTGTCGCAATTCTGAAAAGATATCGCAGCAAAATAATGGGAGAGGAGATGGATTTCGACACACTACTGAAGTTTATCAATGAGCTGAGCGGTCATATCGACCTTGATGCTATCCTCAGGGATGCAGAGGCTCTGTGTATATGTGCCGGTGAGAACGGTGAATCTTGCATTCCTCCCGGAACTCCACCTTCATTACCAATTGATGATGCTTCAATGTACTATCAACAGGATGACGATGATGTACTATAA
- the LOC132636974 gene encoding thylakoid lumenal 16.5 kDa protein, chloroplastic encodes MASVCLSNPKSLIPSSSSSSSFSTSVVPKTTVRKQIIVCKGENNVPTFSPTVSKRSLSISVASSLLLSLTGNGFFNANAAILEADEDDELMEKVKRDRKKRIERQVIIGSSSKEKGYLQDLVYKLSKVGQAIENNDLSVASSVLGQTTDVDWVQKVNSAFNKFSGSDEEKTEIDSFNSSLSSLVSSVTKNDIEGSKTAFVASASAFEKWSTLTGLIEELKGL; translated from the exons ATGGCAAGTGTGTGCCTCTCAAATCCTAAATCCTTAAttccatcttcttcttcttcttcttcattttccacTTCAGTTGTTCCAAAAACAACTGTTAGAAAGCAAATAATTGTGTGCAAAGGAGAGAATAATGTACCTACTTTTAGTCCAACTGTTAGCAAGAGAAGTCTCTCAATTAGTGTTGCATCAAGTTTGTTGCTTTCTTTAACTGGTAATGGATTTTTTAATGCAAATGCTGCAATTTTAGAAGCTGATGAGGATGATGAGTTGATGGAAAAAGTGAAAAGAGACAGAAAGAAAAGGATTGAAAGACAAGTCATTATTGGTTCCTCCTCTAAGGAGAAAG GATACTTGCAAGATTTGGTATACAAGCTCAGCAAAGTAGGTCAAGCAATAGAGAACAATGATTTATCAGTTGCAAGTTCAGTTCTTGGTCAAACCACTGATGTAGATTGGGTCCAAAAAGTTAATTCAGCATTCAAcaag TTCAGTGGTAGCGATGAGGAGAAAACAGAGATCGATTCGTTCAATTCTTCGCTTTCTTCTCTAGTTTCATCAG TTACTAAGAATGACATTGAAGGATCAAAAACAGCTTTTGTGGCATCAGCCAGTGCATTTGAGAAATGGTCAACATTAACAGGGTTGATTGAAGAGCTAAAAGggctttga
- the LOC132636975 gene encoding methyl-CpG-binding domain-containing protein 11-like → MANSVEKNEIVSIELPAPNGWNKKFLPKKGGTPKKNEIIFTAPTGEEITTRKQLEQYLKSHPGGPPVAEFDWGTGETPRRSARITEKVKATQSPAGSEPAKKRSRKSSASKKDSKEVTEEIDAAKDDDIEETEKHEKDTAAMEAEKDVEQKQDGESEEEKKEEAEATEKDVQKKNESENADGKVEDAPSEEAQVEKDVEMADNVGHTDDVEKASADKAADGPVATKNNDEEIDINVQEVENIPTEEAQVEKDVKMADNDVEAAPTDKAADGSEATKNNEEEKVVPVQVVEKIPTEETHVEKDVKMADNIGNPNDVEDAPADKAAEEKDVQVQGVENIPTEAERLDSSVAEEKKHQGEGEQKDEQKTSAAAKSTEDQVNLKNIEISKVEGEVTENGSNANEAKP, encoded by the exons aTGGCAAATTCAGTGGAGAAAAATGAAATTGTGTCAATTGAACTTCCAGCTCCTAATGGTTGGAACAAAAAG TTTTTGCCTAAAAAGGGAGGTACTCCAAAGAAGAATGAAATCATATTTACTGCACCAACAGGGGAGGAGATCACCACAAGAAAACAGTTGGAACAGTACCTGAAGTCGCACCCTGGCGGTCCGCCAGTAGCAGAGTTTGATTGGGGAACTGGTGAAACTCCAAGAAGATCCGCAAGAATCACTGAAAAGGTAAAGGCAACTCAATCTCCAGCAGGAAGTGAGCCTGCAAAGAAACGAAGCCGAAAGTCCTCAGCTTCAAAGAAGGATTCCAAAGAAGTTACTGAAGAAATTGACGCAGCAAAGGATGATGACATCGAAGAAACTGAAAAGCACGAGAAGGATACTGCAGCGATGGAAGCTGAAAAGGATGTCGAACAAAAACAAGATGGAGAGAGTGAAGAGGAGAAGAAAGAGGAAGCTGAAGCTACTGAGAAGGATGTACAGAAGAAAAATGAAAGCGAAAATGCCGATGGCAAAGTAGAAGATGCTCCTTCTGAAGAAGCTCAGGTTGAGAAAGATGTTGAGATGGCTGATAACGTCGGACATACGGATGATGTTGAAAAGGCCTCTGCTGATAAAGCAGCTGACGGTCCTGTAGCTACTAAAAATAACGACGAGGAAATAGACATAAACGTTCAAGAAGTAGAAAACATACCTACTGAAGAAGCTCAAGTTGAGAAAGATGTCAAAATGGCTGATAACGATGTTGAAGCGGCCCCTACTGATAAAGCAGCTGATGGTTCTGAAGCTACTAAAAATAACGAGGAGGAAAAGGTCGTACCGGTTCAAGTAGTAGAAAAGATACCTACTGAAGAAACTCATGTTGAGAAAGATGTCAAAATGGCTGATAACATCGGAAATCCCAACGACGTTGAAGATGCTCCTGCCGATAAAGCAGCGGAGGAAAAGGATGTACAGGTTCAAGGAGTAGAAAACATACCTACTGAAGCTGAAAGATTAGATTCTAGCGTTGCTGAGGAAAAGAAGCATCAAGGGGAAGGAGAACAGAAAGATGAACAGAAAACTAGTGCTGCAGCAAAGAGTACTGAAGATCAAGTTAATTTGAAGAACATTGAAATAAGTAAGGTGGAGGGAGAAGTAACTGAGAACGGAAGCAATGCTAATGAGGCCAAGCCTTGA